In Methanosphaera sp. WGK6, the sequence GATCATTACTTTTTGTTTTAAGTATATGGGGTGTAACTGCATGTATATGTGGTCTTCCATTTTATTTTTCAGGAAATCTGAGTTTTATTGATTCAATATTTGAAGGAATGTCCGGTATTACAACAACAGGTTTTTCATTGCTTTCCTTTGATACTTATCCATATTCTTTAGGTTTATGGGCTGCTTTAACACAATGGTTAGGTGGATTAGGTATTATTGTGTTATTGTTAGTTATTGTACCATCCTCTGTTAGTTTAAAACGTTTATATTTTGCTGAAGGTAAAACTGAACAAATGACACCTAATATTAAACATACGATTACCATCTTCATTAAATTATATTTAATATTAACTTCAATTGGTATACTATTATATTTACTTGCAGGTTTGGATTTATTTAATGCAATATGTTATACTTTCTGTGGAATAGCTACAGGAGGATTTTCTATTAATCCATCTAGTGTAAATTACTTTAATTCTGTGATTATAGAATTTATAACTATTATAATTATGTTAATTGGTAGTACTAATTTCATAATTTTATATAGAATTATTAAAGGTAATTTTAAGAATATGCAGAAAGATGTTGAGTTAAAAGCTATGGTGAGAATAATTATTGTTGCTACCTTTTTTATAACATTATCATTATATTTTAATGGATTTTATGGTAGTGATATAACTGTGATTTTCAGACATGCATTATTCCAAGTAGTATCTGTGATGAGTTCAACAGGATTTTCTACAACAAATATATGTTTTTGGCCACCATTTTGTATTTATATTCTTATAATACTCATGTTTATAGGTGGATCAGTATGTTCTACGGCTGGTGGAATAAAAATATATAATATTGAAATATTGATTAAATCTATTTGGTGGGAAGTTCAATCAATGCTTTTACCAAAAAATGCAGTTATCCTTAAAAAGGTCTATCATGATAATAAACATAGAGAAATCTCAAATAATGCTATTAGAACAATACATATTTATATAATAGCATATGTATTGATTTTTATTGTTAGTACCTTTTTAATATTAATATATTGTAATGATTTGCAAACAGCTGTTTTAATATCTGCATCAGCTTTAGGAAATACGGGAATAGGTCCTAGTTATGTTTCAGTTAGTATGCCATTACTTATAAAAATAGTTATGATTCTTGATTTCTGGGTAGGTAGAATTGGTGTTTGGCCACTTTTATTATTATTAATTTTTGGATTTGATATGCTTAAAAAGAAATAGTAAAAAAAAGTTTTAAGTTTTATATAATGATATTATTATATAATATTATCATATCCATCTTAACTTGTTATTTCTTTATCGTTGATATCTCTTTTGTAGTTAGGTGCACTTCCAAGTGTATAACCTAGTGTAAAATAGAAACTTGTTTCTTCATCATTTATATTCCAGTTTTTATCTGATTTTAGTAGAGATATTGATGCTTCTTCTTCTAGTTCTTTAAATATTGCATCATATTTACGAATTTCATTAATCATTACTGGATATAGTGCTTTTATTTTATCATGATTTAAGTCTATTTCATAGATTTTGTTTAAAAATGGTGTTTTTTTAAGTTTATGATATTCCATGTGTGTTAGTTTACGTGTTAAAAATCCTAGTAGAAATGATGCTTTTTTATCATCAGTTATTAGTATTTCATCTAACACATATCTATGTTTTATTATTAAATTATTTTCCATAATATTTCCCCCTAGAATATTTTATTAATTACACTTGTTATTTTTAGTATATCTGCATCAGACTTACCTAATCGTTTCATGGATTTTGCACATGCTTCAACAGGACTGTCACCAAGTTCCATCATGTACTGACTGATATAGGTCATGAACATTCTAAATTCCATTTTATCTTTAAATGTTTTTCTAAGTAATTTATCAACATCCTTTTCATCATCACCTTCAACAAGATTTGATTCATCAGATACACTAACATTATTTATTGCATTATTTATCTTGTCAAGTTCATGATATTTAAGTAATTCATCAAGAAATGCTTCATTCATTAATCGTCTATTATTTTTATTTTTTCGAAGTCTTTTATCATTCTGAACTCTTTCAAGAAATCCATCATAAAACACTTCAACTTCAGGTTCTGTTTTAAAAAGTTTTTGAACAGCATCAAGTAATGTTGTCTCCACATTTAATCCAATAAATTCCTCATCTTCTTCCTCTTCCATCTTCCGTACTTCTTCTGGTTTCATCATTAACACCATCAATACTATTTTTCTTAATTTCCTCATCAAGTAATTGCGTTACATCATCTAACTTTTCATGTAAAACATTAATATCTTTATCTAACTTAATTATTTCCTTTTGAAGATTTTTATTCCTATTTTTAAGTTCATTCACATATAATTTAATAGCATGTCTTGTATCTTCTTCTTGTTTTTCCATATACAATGCAGACATTGCAGCAGTAAAAATACTAATAAATAATACACCCATAATTATAGTCAACATACCCATAATTTTACCTGGCTGAGACAAAGGCGTTATATCACCATAACCTACACCAGTCAGAGTTACTATATTATACCATACTGAATCAAATAATGATGTAAATGATGGATCTATCTTAAATAATATAACTGAAGATAATATTATATAAAATACTATCAATATTCCTAGTACTTTTAATAATCGATTTCTAACAAAGTATTTTAAAGCTCCGAAGTTATAATGTCTAATATTATATAATTTAAATATTTGAAATACTTGTAATACTTTTATTATACGTATAACTCTGAAAATTGCCAGATATCTTAAAAATATGAAATTAAATGGGATAATTGACAAGATATCAACTATATGTGTTCTAATAAAAGTCCCAGGAGATTCATTTGAATGTCTATAAATATATACTAAATTAAAAAATAAAACAACACATACTATTAAATCAAATAATGCCATGAATCTTAATTCATTATATGAAATATCATAAACTGTGATTATGAATATAAATATGAAATCAATTAAGGTTAATATTATTAAAATAATATCCTTTAATTCAAGAAGTAATCTCCTATTTTCCTCCGACATATTAATATTCATTGATTTCAAGTTCATTATTTCACTACTCTTTAAATTAATTATTAAATATGTATTTCTAAAAAAATATATTTTTAGTTTTTAATGTATGAATATTTACTATTTCCTACTTTCAATAAATAATTTAATTTTATCTTCTAAATTAACCATGTCATTCTTTATTAAATTAATCTCTTCACTATATTCTTTAACATTACATTCAACATCTTCTAGATTTTGAACTACATCCCCCAAATACTCTTTAAGAATGTTTTCTATTTCTTCATCAGTTTTCTCATTATATAATGCAGATAAATATGCTGTAAGAATAGCTACTGCATATGTACCTATAAATATCGTGACTATTGTTATTAGTTTACTATCCATATACATGAGATTAATATCACCATATCCAACATTAGCCATAGTCACTATATTAAACCAGAATGCATCAAAAATATTATTTATAGTTATTGAACTAAATGATTTTAATGCAAATGAAACCACAACTAGATAAACAATAGAAACAATAATTACATCAAGTAACATATTTTCCTTTAAAAATTTCTGTCTTTTTCTCATTTTTGTTTTATTAGACGTGTTAGTTATGAAAAATATTTTTAATATTTCATATATACGAATTAATGTGAAAAATCTTAGATAAATCAGATTTAAAGGTAGTATTGCAAGTATATTGATAAAATTTTGTTTTAGAAATGTTTTGAAATTATCTCTACTATGTGTGTATTTATATAGTAGTTCTAAAAATAGGCAGAAACAAACTATTAAATCAAAGTAAGACATGAATATTTTTGCTTCAGTATTTATTGGAAGTATATTTCCCATAATCATAAATCCAAGATCTATAAATATTATAGAAAGTAAAATCATGTCTTTTATTTTAATAAATTGTTTATAACGTTCAATATACGTAAGATTTTTATCAGTCATATACTCGCCGAATAGTTATATAATAATTATATTAGGTTGATTGTGTTAAAATTAATTTCTATAAAAAAAAGGTTAAAAGGTGGAGTTTATAAATTTGAAGCAATTTCTTTTACTTCATCAATGTATTTAGCTAGTTCATCACTATCTCCTTTAGATTGTGTTCCCATAGCGGTTACATTTCCTATTACTTCCATGCCCATGTATCCAAATGGCATTGTTTTGAATGATTCAATGTAGTCTCCAAATACATTTTCAGGTTGTGCTTGTGTGAATATTGTTACTACTTTTTTACCTTCTAATGATTTTTCAGCATTTCTAGAAATTTGGTAGAATCTATCTACAAATGCTTTTGCTTGTGCTGTCATTTGTCCATAGTATATTGGTGTTGCAAATACAAGTACATCTGCATCTAATAATGACTTGATTATTTCATTACCATCATCATCTATTACACAATCACCATTTTCACATGCCATACATGCATTACATCCAAATAATTTTTTTTGATTTAAAAATATGTATTCTGTTTCTGCATCTGTTGCATCTAAAAATTCTTTTACTAATACATCACAATTTCCATCTTTTCTTGGACTTCCTACTATTCCTAATACTTTCATAATTTATTTCTCCTTATTATAAATTACCTATTATTTTTTTTATAATTATATTATGTTAGTTATACAGTATAAATTATTCTAAAAAAAAGAAGGGAGTTTAATTAAGAGTTCCATAATCTTTAATTATTTCTTCAATGGATACTCCGTTATCTAGATTATCTAGCATTTTACGAGCAGGATTTGTATGATTTCTTGCTCTTTCATATAATGGTTCAATGAATTTTTCTTCACCTAGTCCTCTTTCAATAAGACCTTGTTTACACATGTCAAGAACTGTGATTATTAATTCATATAATTGGTCTTCATCTACAAATACAGGTAAATCTTTTTGAACAAATAATTTACGTAGCTCAGATGCTGTGTAACCTTGATGATAGATTATTGTATCTTTTTCAAATAAGTCATCTAATTCATCAAGTTTATCTTTTAATCCTAATTGAAAAGCTGCAACTGTTAATGCATCACTTATTGGCTGTGTACATGCACTTCTATATTCTATTGTTCCACGGTATGTTAAATCAAGGAATTTGAATGAACGTAAATATTCTATGTCACCTAATTCTGGTGTTAATGTAATTGCATCATAAACTCCTTTATCACAATATTCTCCTTCTATGTGTTCACTTTCAAAGTATTTCATAATATTTATTGTTGGAAAATTAATGTATAATCCATTTCTCATAGTACAGTAAATATTTAATGATTGAATATATTCTATTAATTCATCAATGTTTTTGAGTTCTTTTTCATACATTCCAATATTATGTGGATTTATACCATGAGTACTATCTTGCCAGAACATATCTCTACAACATAATAAATCTTCATTTTCGCCAAGTAGTACTGAGTTTGAAAATAGTATGGCTTTAATGGGTTCTAGTTTTGAAAACACGTTAATTGTTTTTACTAGATTTTCTTTTTCTACATCTAACTGTACTTGTGATGCACTTGAAAACATTCCATATTCGGGGTGATCATGAAAGTATTTTGGTAATTTTGAGTACTTGGAATAAGAACATAAATGATGAAATAACATTCTATATCTTTCATTGGGAATTGGAACATGATGGTTATATATCCTATATGGATTTATTCCTATACCTGTTAGTGTATGATTATGCTTTTCAAAGGCATTTTTGAAGAATGTATAGTATTCTTTGAATCTTTCATCTACTTCAAATAGATTTTTTACTATACCAAATGAGAATTCAAGATTATTATATGAACAATCATATGATATTATATCACCATTTTCTTTATTGATTAGTGAACATACATGTCCATCATGATCTATGTTTTGACGAGAAAATGATGGATAATTATCTTCAAATTCTTGTGTAATTTCATGTACTATTAGAAAGTTTACTGGTTTTTTTTCTAGATTTAATATAGGTATTTCTATTTCAATTCCAATAAAATCTTTCCTGCCATGCATCGTAGGTTCAATAAACCTCTTATATAATTCTTTTTTTACATTATCATTACTTACTTGGGTGGATGATTTTTTCTGCACTTAACTCACCAAATTGTTCTATTAAACCTGCTTTCATTTCAGGACTCATTATTTCTAGTAAGAACTTAAATTGATCTTCTGAAAGTATATATTCATATTCATGTTTTTTTCCCTTATATATGACTGATCCATTTTTTATTGCATATACTGTATTTATAGGTACTTTTTTCCAGTTTTCATCACTTAATTTTGTTGTGGAAAAGTATATAGTGTCATTTTTTTCTAAGTAGTGTATTCCACCATCACAGTTTGTGTGGATATACATTGTTGAACCATTATATATCATTAAATTTAATTTATTACCTTCAGCTAGTGTAGATATTATTGTTTCTAGCAAGTGAAACATTTCCTTATCATCCAATGGTTCTGATCTTTTTGATTCTATTTCATTTATTTTATCTATAATATACATTAAGACTCTTTCCGAGTCTGTTTCCCCGATTTGTGATGAAATGTACTTGTCTAATAATTCACTCTTAAATATTGTTCCATTATGTATTAATGTCCATGTTCGTCCTGTTTTATCAATATTCAAGAAAGGATGACAATTAAATGAATCTATATAACCCATTGTTGCTAGTCTTATATGTGCAAATGCATGTTCTGCAAATATAGGACTATCTAGTAATTGTCTTAAATATTCACTATCTAATGCTTTCATTGGTTGTTTATCAATTATTGATTGATTATCTTGCATTAATGCTAATCCCCATCCATGTGGATGATTTTCGCAGTGTTTATAGAATGATTCTAAATAGTCATTTATTTGAACACAATGACTACAACTTACACCAAATAATTCACACATATCACCACCCCCCTTTTTTGAATATGATATAAATTTATTCGGTTTGAATTTTTTTATTTTTATTTTACTTGAATATTACTATAATAACTTTAAGTACTTGTATCACCTATTCTATACTATTTTTTGTAGATTAAGTTATTTATAATAATAGTTAAATGTTTTCTTTTAGAAAAACATTTTAAGTAATTTTTTTAATAAGTTTATTTTTGAATTTGAAAACATAAAAATTAACATTGTTAATTTTATAACTATAACAATACTCTATAATTTATACTATATAAATATTTATAAAAAAAATAAGTTTAGTCAAGAATATCTCTAACAAACCGTTTAATATTCTCAACATCAGCACTATTTGGCCTACCTTTATTAATACCAGCAAACTCACCACGACAATGAAACTCTCTTTTATCAACAGAAATACCATATAAATTAGCAAGTTCAACTATCTGTTCATAAGTAGATTCCATAACACCTGCAGTACTAAAACTTACAATAGAACCAATATTAACATCAATATCATTAAAAAATTTAGGTAATGTTGGATCAATAGAATTACCATAAATACTACTACCTAAAAAAAGAATATCAATATCTTCATCTAATTTCTCACTGATAGGTTTAGCTGGAACATTTATAACTTCTGAAATAGCATTAGCTAATTTTTCAGTATGTCCCGATTTAGTATAATATCTTATGTCTATTTTCATCATAATAACTCTTTAATTTCATTTTTAACTATACTTAAATCCTTTGTAGGTTCAAATCTAGCTACAACATTACCTTCACGGTCAATTAAAAACTTAGTGAAATTCCATTTAATATCATTATTATTTTTATAATCAGCATCAATTTTACTGATAATATCATCAAGAATAGGAGTTAATTCATGATCTTCATCAAATCCTTCAAATCCTTTTTCATTCTTAAGATATTCATATAACTCACTAGCATTATCACCATTAACATCTATTTTATCAAAAATAGGATATTCAACAAGGAATTTAAGTCTACATGTTTCCTTAATTTCAGATATTGTACCTGGTGCTTGACCACCAAATTGATTACATGGGAAATCAAGAATAACAAATCCTTCATCTTTAAATTCATTATAAATTTCAGTTAATTCTGTGTATTGTGGAGTAAAACCACATTCAGTAGCAGAATTAACAATTAATAATACTTTTCCTTCATAGTCTTTTAAGGAAACTAAATTTCCTTGATCATCTCTAACTTCAAAATCATATACTGACATAATTATCCCCTCAATTTAATTCTAAAATAATCATTCATTAATTATTTTTTTAGCAAATAATTTAATATTTTCTAAATCAGATTCATCTGGTTTATTTCTATGTAACATGTGAAAAGAACCACGACAATGGAATTCTTCACTAGACATTACTAATTTCTTTGCTTCAACTAATTTTTTAACTTGACTATATGTTGATTCAATTAAAGCAGCTGAACTAAAGTTTACTACTTGACCTACATTAACATTAATCTCTTTAATAAATTTCTTCACATCAGAGGATACACCAGCAGCATAAACACTACTACCTAAAAATAATATGTCAACATCATCAGTTAAAGGTTCAGAGACTCTCTTAGCTTCCACACCAATAACCTCAGATATTGCATTAGCTAATTTTTCAGTGTTTCCACTTTTAGTATAATATCTTATTGCAATCCTCATAAGTAATAAGCTCCTCAAAAAATATTATTTAAATTTTCTTTATAAACTTATACAAAGTATATTATAAATATTATTTAAATATTTCTTAAAAAAAAGATAAAAAAGAGAAGTGATTATATCTAATCACTAATATCATAATCATCAACTATCATATACTGATAATCAGGATGTTTTTCTTTAAGTTGGTTAATTATTTCTAATTTCACTTGTTCACGATCTGCTTCAAAGTCAACAATTAAATCAAAAGAGACGATATTTTCTTCTTCATAAATATAAAATCCATGCATTTCAAGAACCTCAGGATATTTACTTGAAATATCCTTTAAATCAGATTTAATTGTAGATACTAGTTCATCACTATCATTTGATGCATAAACACCAATAGTTAATGTTACACCAAATCATCATAAATTGTTCCAGAAATCATATTACTAAGAACATGAATTTGTTTAGCTGTTAATGTATCATCAACTTCAATATGCACAGAACCAATACTTTGCTCAGGCCCATAATTATGAAGAACTAAATCATAGCTTCCATGAACTTTATCAAATGAATTAATTTTATCTTTAATTTTCAAAGATAATTCAGAATCTATACGTGAACCAATCATACTATTTACAGTTTCTTGAAGCATTTCAATACTTGCTTTTATAATAACAATAGCAATTATTACTCCAAGAATACCTTCTAAACTTATATTCCAGATTAAACTTATAATAGCAGCAACAAGTGTTGATAATGATAAAATTGAATCAAAAAATGCATCACTACCTGAAGCTACAAGTGCTTGCGAATTAATATCCTCCCCAATACCTTTAACATACCTTCCAAGAACAAATTTAACAACAACTGCTACAGCTATTATAATAAGTGATACTGTTGTATATCCTGTTACATCGGGCGCAAATATCTTTGGAAATGATTCTTGTAATGCTGTTAAACCAGCCCATAATATAATTACTGCAATAATTACTGATGAAAAATATTCGATTCTACCATAACCATATGGATGATCTTTATCCGGAGCTCGTCCTGCAAGTTTGGTACCTATGATAGTTATAATAGATGATAGAGCATCAGTTAAGTTATTTACTGCATCTAAAGTAATTGCTATAGAATTAACAAGAATACCTATTGTTGCTTTAAATGCTACTAGAATTAAGTTAACAATTATTCCTATAATACTAGTATTAATTATTTTTTTATCTCTATCCATAATATCATCTTAATTATTATTTATTGATAATTATTTATAAATTAAATGATACTTTTAGAAAAAAAATAAAAACGGTTCTAAAAAAATTAAAGAAAAATATATCTTATATTAATTGATTTAATATCAATTCAATATCCTCCGAGAATGGAATATATCTATTTTGAAAATCATTTTGTAATTTCATAGAATCAAGTGAATCACAACTTACTAATTTACCAGTACCATGATAATCCACAACTATTTCTAGATAATCCTTG encodes:
- a CDS encoding TrkH family potassium uptake protein → MSSYNLNHNEIKTIGHFTGYVCVLLGLFMLIPIFCSLIFHDNVIYLNAFIISAAISLGFGLSLFLVFKRKNITKLSLKGSLLFVLSIWGVTACICGLPFYFSGNLSFIDSIFEGMSGITTTGFSLLSFDTYPYSLGLWAALTQWLGGLGIIVLLLVIVPSSVSLKRLYFAEGKTEQMTPNIKHTITIFIKLYLILTSIGILLYLLAGLDLFNAICYTFCGIATGGFSINPSSVNYFNSVIIEFITIIIMLIGSTNFIILYRIIKGNFKNMQKDVELKAMVRIIIVATFFITLSLYFNGFYGSDITVIFRHALFQVVSVMSSTGFSTTNICFWPPFCIYILIILMFIGGSVCSTAGGIKIYNIEILIKSIWWEVQSMLLPKNAVILKKVYHDNKHREISNNAIRTIHIYIIAYVLIFIVSTFLILIYCNDLQTAVLISASALGNTGIGPSYVSVSMPLLIKIVMILDFWVGRIGVWPLLLLLIFGFDMLKKK
- a CDS encoding TM1802 family CRISPR-associated protein, producing MENNLIIKHRYVLDEILITDDKKASFLLGFLTRKLTHMEYHKLKKTPFLNKIYEIDLNHDKIKALYPVMINEIRKYDAIFKELEEEASISLLKSDKNWNINDEETSFYFTLGYTLGSAPNYKRDINDKEITS
- a CDS encoding potassium channel family protein, whose product is MNLKSMNINMSEENRRLLLELKDIILIILTLIDFIFIFIITVYDISYNELRFMALFDLIVCVVLFFNLVYIYRHSNESPGTFIRTHIVDILSIIPFNFIFLRYLAIFRVIRIIKVLQVFQIFKLYNIRHYNFGALKYFVRNRLLKVLGILIVFYIILSSVILFKIDPSFTSLFDSVWYNIVTLTGVGYGDITPLSQPGKIMGMLTIIMGVLFISIFTAAMSALYMEKQEEDTRHAIKLYVNELKNRNKNLQKEIIKLDKDINVLHEKLDDVTQLLDEEIKKNSIDGVNDETRRSTEDGRGRR
- a CDS encoding potassium channel family protein, which gives rise to MTDKNLTYIERYKQFIKIKDMILLSIIFIDLGFMIMGNILPINTEAKIFMSYFDLIVCFCLFLELLYKYTHSRDNFKTFLKQNFINILAILPLNLIYLRFFTLIRIYEILKIFFITNTSNKTKMRKRQKFLKENMLLDVIIVSIVYLVVVSFALKSFSSITINNIFDAFWFNIVTMANVGYGDINLMYMDSKLITIVTIFIGTYAVAILTAYLSALYNEKTDEEIENILKEYLGDVVQNLEDVECNVKEYSEEINLIKNDMVNLEDKIKLFIESRK
- a CDS encoding flavodoxin family protein: MKVLGIVGSPRKDGNCDVLVKEFLDATDAETEYIFLNQKKLFGCNACMACENGDCVIDDDGNEIIKSLLDADVLVFATPIYYGQMTAQAKAFVDRFYQISRNAEKSLEGKKVVTIFTQAQPENVFGDYIESFKTMPFGYMGMEVIGNVTAMGTQSKGDSDELAKYIDEVKEIASNL
- a CDS encoding glutamylcysteine synthetase; protein product: MQKKSSTQVSNDNVKKELYKRFIEPTMHGRKDFIGIEIEIPILNLEKKPVNFLIVHEITQEFEDNYPSFSRQNIDHDGHVCSLINKENGDIISYDCSYNNLEFSFGIVKNLFEVDERFKEYYTFFKNAFEKHNHTLTGIGINPYRIYNHHVPIPNERYRMLFHHLCSYSKYSKLPKYFHDHPEYGMFSSASQVQLDVEKENLVKTINVFSKLEPIKAILFSNSVLLGENEDLLCCRDMFWQDSTHGINPHNIGMYEKELKNIDELIEYIQSLNIYCTMRNGLYINFPTINIMKYFESEHIEGEYCDKGVYDAITLTPELGDIEYLRSFKFLDLTYRGTIEYRSACTQPISDALTVAAFQLGLKDKLDELDDLFEKDTIIYHQGYTASELRKLFVQKDLPVFVDEDQLYELIITVLDMCKQGLIERGLGEEKFIEPLYERARNHTNPARKMLDNLDNGVSIEEIIKDYGTLN
- a CDS encoding class II glutamine amidotransferase; this translates as MCELFGVSCSHCVQINDYLESFYKHCENHPHGWGLALMQDNQSIIDKQPMKALDSEYLRQLLDSPIFAEHAFAHIRLATMGYIDSFNCHPFLNIDKTGRTWTLIHNGTIFKSELLDKYISSQIGETDSERVLMYIIDKINEIESKRSEPLDDKEMFHLLETIISTLAEGNKLNLMIYNGSTMYIHTNCDGGIHYLEKNDTIYFSTTKLSDENWKKVPINTVYAIKNGSVIYKGKKHEYEYILSEDQFKFLLEIMSPEMKAGLIEQFGELSAEKIIHPSK
- a CDS encoding flavodoxin; translation: MMKIDIRYYTKSGHTEKLANAISEVINVPAKPISEKLDEDIDILFLGSSIYGNSIDPTLPKFFNDIDVNIGSIVSFSTAGVMESTYEQIVELANLYGISVDKREFHCRGEFAGINKGRPNSADVENIKRFVRDILD
- a CDS encoding glutathione peroxidase, whose product is MSVYDFEVRDDQGNLVSLKDYEGKVLLIVNSATECGFTPQYTELTEIYNEFKDEGFVILDFPCNQFGGQAPGTISEIKETCRLKFLVEYPIFDKIDVNGDNASELYEYLKNEKGFEGFDEDHELTPILDDIISKIDADYKNNNDIKWNFTKFLIDREGNVVARFEPTKDLSIVKNEIKELL
- a CDS encoding flavodoxin family protein — its product is MRIAIRYYTKSGNTEKLANAISEVIGVEAKRVSEPLTDDVDILFLGSSVYAAGVSSDVKKFIKEINVNVGQVVNFSSAALIESTYSQVKKLVEAKKLVMSSEEFHCRGSFHMLHRNKPDESDLENIKLFAKKIINE
- a CDS encoding cation diffusion facilitator family transporter, which encodes MDRDKKIINTSIIGIIVNLILVAFKATIGILVNSIAITLDAVNNLTDALSSIITIIGTKLAGRAPDKDHPYGYGRIEYFSSVIIAVIILWAGLTALQESFPKIFAPDVTGYTTVSLIIIAVAVVVKFVLGRYVKGIGEDINSQALVASGSDAFFDSILSLSTLVAAIISLIWNISLEGILGVIIAIVIIKASIEMLQETVNSMIGSRIDSELSLKIKDKINSFDKVHGSYDLVLHNYGPEQSIGSVHIEVDDTLTAKQIHVLSNMISGTIYDDLV